GCGCGAACTGTTCGCCGAGAAAGGCGTGGTGCGCACCAGCCTGCAGGACATCGCCGACCGTCTCGGCATCACCAAACCCGCGTTGTACTACCACTTCCGGTCACGGGAGGACCTGATCCGCAGCATCCTGCAGCCCCTCATCGACGACGGCGAGGCCTTCATCACCGAGCAGGAGCGCAAGCGCGGAGCGGCCCGGGCCTCGGCGCGAGAACTTCTCGAGGGCTACTTCGACTTCCACTTCCGGCACCGCGCCGATCTCATCCTGATCGTCTCCGAGCTGACCACGTTGGTGGATCTTGGGTTGATCGACCAACTGCTGGCCTGGCGGGCTCGGCTCGGTGTGCTGGTGTTCGGCCGCAAGCCCACGCTGGAACAATCCGCCCGCGCGGTCATCGCCTTCGGCGGCCTGCAGGACTGCTGCCTGCAGTTCCCCGATGTGCCCTATGAGCAGCTGCGCACCGCCACCGTCGACGGCGCCATGGCCGCACTCGGGTTGTGACTTAACCGAGCTTGTCGACGAGCTTGTCGACGACCGCGGTAACGACAGCGGCCGATTCGGTGGATGAAACTCCCACGATCGCGGAGCCCGTCAGTCGGTATTCCGTGGCGTAGCCGGAGCTCCCGCCGGACAGGCTGGGATTGGGTTTGCGCTTCTGGGTGAAGCGCACGACGTCAGATCCGATGCCACCCGGGGTGACGGTGAACGGGATATCGTGTCCGGCTGACGCTTTGGCGCATTCCGGGACCCCCGCGGTGAGCTGTCCGAACTTCTGCGATGCGGTGGCAGCACTGTCGTAGACGGCGATTGCCTGGCTGACGGAGTGCTGTTGCGGTGCGCCTGCCCATTGCGAGACGTACTTGGTTGTCGCGGGGTCACCCGCGGCGAAGTACAGCGTGTTCACCGAGTCGCACACCGCCATGGGCCCCGGGTCCGGTACGCGCGGTGTGGTTTCGGCTGGGTCCAGTGAATCGAATTCTGCGGCACCGGGGTTTGCTTGCTGCACAACCCTGTTCAGGGCATCAATCGGCAAGGTCAGGCCTGCGGGATCGGTAGGTGCTGTTGTGGTGTCCACCGGGATCGCGGTGACGGAGGCCGCGTGGGAAGGGGTCGCGGCCGGGGTGGCTCCGACTGTCGACGAGTTTTGCGACTGGCAGGCGCTCACGGTGAGCAAGGCCGCTACGCAAAGGGCGCTGAAGGCAGTCGATCTCATGGTGGTCTCCTGGCTCGGATCGTGGAGGAATCAGTTCGGCCGCACTACGCGGACGGGGCCGTTGGATGTGGTCGCTGCCTGTGAATGTACGGGCGTGCCGGATTCATTTGTCTCGACCGTGACGCCGTTGCCCATGTAGATCGCGACGTGTGCCCCCGCGACGCCCTGGCCGCCGTCGTAGTAGATGACGTCGCCGGGTTGCAGTTGCGAGGTGTCCAACTTGGGCCCGGTCTGCACCACCGACCCGAACGCCCCGGCACCGTCCGTCATGTTCGGGTACTGCACCGACGTGCCCTTGCCCGGGTCGTACCCGGTGGCCTGATAGATGGCGTATTCGGACAGACCACTGCAATCGAAACCCGTGTGTTCGTAGTCGTGCATCTTGTCCGCATACGGATCTGTTCCCTTTGCAGGCGCCCCTGAGGTGGCGCCGTCCTTGCTTCCGCCACCCCACACGTAGCGCGTGCCCTGCTGGTTCTCCGCCGCACCGACGATCTTGAGCTTCTTGTCGGTGACCGCCTCGGGCAGTGGGTAGGCCTCGGGAGGTTGTCCGGCGGGACGTCGGGTGCCATCGCCGTTCTTGCCGTTGAGGTAGTCGCGCCAGTTCTGGTCGCGCGCTTCGCCCGGCGGCTGCGGGGGATATCCCGGCGGGTTCGTTTCGCCTTTTGCGTCGACTTTCCACCCGGGTTTCGGGGGCACCTCCGCCGGGTCGCCTGGCGCGTGGGGCACCTTGTACCCGGGATCGCCCGGTTTGGCGTCCGGTCCAGGAACCGGCGCGTCGGTGTCGTCGGAAGTGGGTTTCGGCTGTTCGGGAGGCGGTGGCTGCGGGGTGTTCGGGTCCTTGGGCTTGTCCTCTGCCGGGTGGAGGCCGTCGGTGGCCTTGCGTATCGCGTCGGCGAGTTCGCGGTCCTGGCTGTCGAATTGGGCCAGCAGGGTCTTGAGCTTGACCGAGTTGGCCGCGGTGAGCCGGCGCAGCTGCATGGCGATGACGGGGTTCTTCTTCGACATCACGTCCAGCGCGCTGCCGGGGCGGACGGATACTGTGCCGTCGTCGGCTACTTGAAAACCCTGCTGTTTGAGGGTGTTCACCCCTTCGGTGACGCTGTTCTTGGTCCCCGACAAACGGCTTCCGCCGTCGGTGAGCACCGATTGCAGCCGCCGCAGCGTGTCGGCCACCTTCTGCTGATCGCTGAAAGTGCGGTTTGCGCTGGCATTTGCGGCATCGGCGGCCGAACCCTGCCACCCGTCATCCAGGCGTTTCAGGGTGCCGTGTCCGTCGGCGATCTGCTGGGAAACCTTGCCGGCGGAGTCGGCTGCACGGCGTCCGGCGTCGGTCAGCTGCTCGGGGTGAGCATTGCTCACCCCCGAGATGGTCGTCGTCATGTTCGGTCAGTTCCTCAGCATTCCCAGACCGAGCACAGCTGGGGGTTCATGGCGGCGAACACGTCCTCGTCGGCAGGCTCCGGCCACTGTGCGGTGGGTGTTCCGGTGGACCACAGGCTCAGTTCGGTCACCGTGCTTCCGACTGCCGCGAGATAGATGTGCGCCGTCACGTCGCCCTGGGGGGAATGAACTTCGGCGGCCACCTGGTTGCAGCCACCCCGTTCGACGCTCGGGCAGGCCGAGTTCGGCGGGGTCGTCAGGGTCAAAGAAGCTCCGCTGGAGCTGTTTTGGCACCCCTTCAGGGTGTTCTGCAACTCGTTGAACATCGCGTGCGCGGTCTGTCCCATCGTCCAGGGATCTCCGGGATAGTGCACGAGCACCTGCTGGACAGACCAGTTGCCGGCGCCACGGTCGATCAGGGCGCGCGCGTTCTCGCTGCCGCCGACCTGTGTCGGTGTTCCTGCGCAGAGGGAGCTGGTCTGGAAAGTGTTGTTCCCCAGCGGTTCTGCCGAATCAGCCAAATTGGGCCAGTGCGCGGCGTCGTTGAGCGGGAGACGGTTCGAGTGGACCCACGCCGCGGTGGGCACCGCCGCGGCGCGCGGAGCCGTCGTCGACACCGGGCCGGCCGCGGGACTCGTCGCCGGGTGTGTCACGCCGGTGATCGCGGAAGACGCGTCGGGACTGGGGGTGCCGGGGACCGGGGCCTTCTGGCATGCCGTCAGGCCCGCCACCATGGCGCCTGCGGTGAGGACGATCGAGACGGCGCGCGTGAGCTTCAACTGTTCTCCTGCCATCGGTCAGTACCCCTGATGGGTGCCGGGGTTGGTCTGCGGAATCTTCGCCCGAATGTCTGATCCGTCGGGCGCCACGTGGTAGTAGCCCTCGAGGTAATTCATGGACGCGGCGATGTTGGCGACAGGGTCGTAGATGTTGTTCGACGTTCCCGGCTGGTGGTATTGGGCGAAGGTTCCCGGGACGCATTGGGCGAGTCCGCGCGAGCACCCGTTGCCGTACCCGTCGGACACGTTGTAGGTCGAGTTCGGTGGCTTGGCGTTGACGTCCCAATCGTTGATCGCCATCGGGTTGTAGGACGACTCGTGTTCGGTCAATGTCAGGTACGCCTCCGTCCATCGCTGCCGGGCGGCCGGGTCGGTGACCCCGCGCTGGTCCA
The window above is part of the Mycolicibacterium fortuitum subsp. fortuitum genome. Proteins encoded here:
- a CDS encoding NlpC/P60 family protein produces the protein MTTTISGVSNAHPEQLTDAGRRAADSAGKVSQQIADGHGTLKRLDDGWQGSAADAANASANRTFSDQQKVADTLRRLQSVLTDGGSRLSGTKNSVTEGVNTLKQQGFQVADDGTVSVRPGSALDVMSKKNPVIAMQLRRLTAANSVKLKTLLAQFDSQDRELADAIRKATDGLHPAEDKPKDPNTPQPPPPEQPKPTSDDTDAPVPGPDAKPGDPGYKVPHAPGDPAEVPPKPGWKVDAKGETNPPGYPPQPPGEARDQNWRDYLNGKNGDGTRRPAGQPPEAYPLPEAVTDKKLKIVGAAENQQGTRYVWGGGSKDGATSGAPAKGTDPYADKMHDYEHTGFDCSGLSEYAIYQATGYDPGKGTSVQYPNMTDGAGAFGSVVQTGPKLDTSQLQPGDVIYYDGGQGVAGAHVAIYMGNGVTVETNESGTPVHSQAATTSNGPVRVVRPN
- a CDS encoding TetR/AcrR family transcriptional regulator, whose product is MAKPALDTRQRIQDAARELFAEKGVVRTSLQDIADRLGITKPALYYHFRSREDLIRSILQPLIDDGEAFITEQERKRGAARASARELLEGYFDFHFRHRADLILIVSELTTLVDLGLIDQLLAWRARLGVLVFGRKPTLEQSARAVIAFGGLQDCCLQFPDVPYEQLRTATVDGAMAALGL
- a CDS encoding sensor domain-containing protein, coding for MRSTAFSALCVAALLTVSACQSQNSSTVGATPAATPSHAASVTAIPVDTTTAPTDPAGLTLPIDALNRVVQQANPGAAEFDSLDPAETTPRVPDPGPMAVCDSVNTLYFAAGDPATTKYVSQWAGAPQQHSVSQAIAVYDSAATASQKFGQLTAGVPECAKASAGHDIPFTVTPGGIGSDVVRFTQKRKPNPSLSGGSSGYATEYRLTGSAIVGVSSTESAAVVTAVVDKLVDKLG